The DNA window GACCAACCCGCAGAAAAGCATGCATATATCGCAGATATTGTCCTTGAAAGAGCAAAAAGACTATCAGAAATTGGAAAAGACGTAGTAATACTATTGGATTCTCTTACAAGATTTTCAAGAGCTCATAATGTAATAACGCCACACTCGGGAAGAACTATGACTGGTGGTCTTGACGCAGCAGCATTGATAAAGCCTAAAAAATTCTTTGGTGCTGCAAGAAATCTTGAAGAAGGTGGAAGCCTTACTATTATTGCAACTGCACTAATAGAAACAGGTTCAAGGATGGATGATGTAATATATGAAGAATTTAAGGGGACAGGACATATGGAAATAGTTTTAGATAGAA is part of the Candidatus Hydrothermales bacterium genome and encodes:
- the rho gene encoding transcription termination factor Rho (An RNA-DNA helicase that actively releases nascent mRNAs from paused transcription complexes); the encoded protein is DQPAEKHAYIADIVLERAKRLSEIGKDVVILLDSLTRFSRAHNVITPHSGRTMTGGLDAAALIKPKKFFGAARNLEEGGSLTIIATALIETGSRMDDVIYEEFKGTGHMEIVLDRRLADRRIFPAIDLNRSGTRREEFLLAKEVLEKVWALRKAISSKDPVDAMEFLINKMKRTNSNKEFLELLEMELKL